Genomic window (Propionispora vibrioides):
AAGACAGATTTGGATATCGATCCACCGTCATCTCCGGGCAACTTCCGGTCCGAGAGTGGCATGGGCTGTTTGAAGACAGTACAATTGCCGATGCCGTGCTTGATCGGCTCGTTCACAACTCCTATCGTTTCGAACTTTCCGGGCCATCGAAGCGTAACCCGAATGAGCCCTAGAGACTAAAATGAGGATATTACGACTGTAACTACTGAATGATTTTTGTTAAACTGAAAATACTTCACGAGG
Coding sequences:
- a CDS encoding ATP-binding protein — translated: DRFGYRSTVISGQLPVREWHGLFEDSTIADAVLDRLVHNSYRFELSGPSKRNPNEP